In one Brassica oleracea var. oleracea cultivar TO1000 chromosome C9, BOL, whole genome shotgun sequence genomic region, the following are encoded:
- the LOC106318657 gene encoding probable choline kinase 3: MAIGIFGLIPSSSPDELRKILQKLSTKWGDVIEDLESLEVKPMKGAMTNEVFMVSWPRKETNLRCRKLLVRVYGEGVELFFNRDDEIRTFEFVARHGHGPRLLGRFAGGRVEEFIHARTLSASDLRDPNISAVVATKLRKFHSINIPGDQTVHIWDRMRTWVGQAKNLCSAEHSEEFGLDNIEDEINLLEQEVNNEYHQQEIGFSHNDLQYGNIMIDEDTNAITIIDYEYASYNPVAYDIANHFCEMVANYHSDTPHILDYTLYPGEEERRRFICNYLASSGEEPREEDIEQLLDDVEKYTLASHLFWGLWGIISGYVNKIDFNYLEYSKQRFKQYWLRKHQLLPFYSSHK, encoded by the exons ATGGCAATAGGAATCTTTGGATTGATCCCAAGCTCATCACCAGACGAGCTAAGGAAGATTCTGCAAAAACTTTCGACAAAATGGGGAGACGTAATTGAGGATCTTGAGAGTCTTGAAGTGAAGCCGATGAAAGGAGCGATGACTAACGAAGTGTTCATGGTGAGTTGGCCTAGAAAAGAAACGAATCTTCGATGTAGGAAACTTCTTGTTCGTGTCTATGGTGAAGGCGTTGAGCTTTTCTTTAACAGAGACGACGAGATTCGGACTTTTGAGTTCGTGGCCCGACATGGCCACGGTCCAAGACTACTTGGCCGTTTCGCCGGCGGCAGAGTCGAGGAGTTTATCCATGCCCGG ACCCTATCAGCAAGCGATCTTCGTGATCCCAACATATCAGCTGTAGTGGCAACTAAGCTAAGAAAATTTCACAGCATAAACATTCCTGGAGATCAAACTGTTCACATCTGGGACAGGATGAG GACTTGGGTAGGACAAGCCAAGAATCTGTGTTCAGCTGAACATTCAGAAGAGTTTGGTCTAGACAATATTGAAGATGAAATCAACTTGCTAGAACAAGAAGTGAACAATGAGTACCACCAACAAGAAATAGGTTTTTCTCACAATGATTTGCAGTATGGTAACATCATGATTGATGAAGACACCAATGCCATCACTATCATT GATTATGAGTATGCAAGTTACAATCCAGTTGCTTATGACATAGCAAATCACTTCTGTGAGATGGTAGCAAATTACCATTCTGACACTCCTCATATCTTGGACTACACTTTATATCCAG GAGAAGAAGAAAGGAGGAGATTCATCTGCAACTACCTCGCCTCTTCAG GTGAAGAACCAAGAGAGGAAGACATAGAACAGCTTTTGGATGATGTGGAGAAGTATACATTGGCGAGCCATCTCTTCTGGGGTTTATGGGGAATCATCTCT GGCTATGTGAACAAGATTGACTTCAATTATCTCGAGTATTCGAAGCAGAGATTCAAACAGTATTGGCTTCGAAAGCACCAGCTTTTACCTTTCTACTCATCTCATAAGTAA
- the LOC106318658 gene encoding dehydrogenase/reductase SDR family member 12, with the protein MFLLKTWRSTAFGIYGYMNFTKTGFLDHSKKFKPEDMQIQIQGKNCVVTGANSGIGYAVAEGLASRGATVYMVCRNKERGEEALSKIQNSTGNQNVYLEVCDLSSVNDIKSFASSFASKDVPVHVLVNNAGLLENKRTTTPEGFELNYAVNVLGTYTMTELMLPLLEKASPDSKVITVSSGGMYTSPLTTDLQFSGEKFDGVLQYARNKRIQVALTEKWADKYKNKGIGFYSMHPGWAETPGVARSLPSFKESFSGKLRTSEEGADTVVWLALQPKEKLVSGAFYFDRAEAPKHLTLAGTSKSHDLIDSVIDTLHSMAALDP; encoded by the exons ATGTTCCTCTTAAAG ACATGGAGATCAACCGCTTTCGGGATTTATGGCTATATGAATTTCACCAAGACTGGTTTCCT AGACCATTCAAAGAAGTTCAAACCTGAAGATATGCAGATACAAATCCAAGGAAAGAACTGTGTGGTCACTGGAGCTAACTCTGGTATTGGTTACGCCGTTGCTGAAGGTCTTGCTTCACG TGGAGCAACTGTTTACATGGTGTGTCGGAACAAGGAAAGAGGAGAGGAGGCTCTTTCTAAGATTCAAAACTCTACAGGAAACCAGAATGTCTACCTTGAA GTTTGTGATTTGTCTTCTGTTAATGATATAAAGTCATTTGCTTCGAGTTTTGCTTCAAAGGATGTTCCGGTTCATGTGCTG GTTAATAACGCCGGTTTGCTTGAGAACAAACGAACGACTACACCTGAAGG ATTCGAGTTGAACTACGCGGTGAATGTACTTGGGACATACACAATGACAGAGCTGATGCTTCCGCTGTTGGAGAAAGCGTCGCCTGACTCCAAAGTCATCACCGTCTCCTCTGGTGGAATGTACACGTCGCCACTTACAACAGATCTTCAG TTTAGTGGTGAAAAGTTCGATGGAGTGTTACAATACGCACGGAATAAAAGAATCCAG GTGGCTCTGACAGAAAAATGGGCTGATAAGTACAAGAACAAAGGCATAGGTTTCTACTCAATGCACCCTGGCTGGGCTGAGACACCTGGTGTCGCCAGGAGTTTGCCCAGTTTCAAAGAATC GTTCTCTGGTAAGCTTAGAACGAGCGAAGAAGGAGCAGACACAGTTGTTTGGCTAGCACTTCAGCCTAAAGAGAAGCTGGTCTCTGGTGCATTCTATTTCGATAGAGCAGAAGCACCAAAACATCTGACGCTTGCAGGTACAAGCAAGTCTCATGACCTTATAGACTCTGTCATTGACACACTGCATTCCATGGCAGCTCTTGATCCTTAA